One genomic region from Patagioenas fasciata isolate bPatFas1 chromosome 24, bPatFas1.hap1, whole genome shotgun sequence encodes:
- the LOC136111430 gene encoding uncharacterized protein isoform X6: MSSSKWAARQKAMWILNLVGVTLMTSSHPPGPRRLSWHRSMPGSQGTSTALLPPAPSAVTRQFAKLSAISFSLSSQVHWLSQPPDVLRAPWEMCSETLSELDGETAVGGKHKRSEPRRHGSEKETRTIRRAEHGMKRGLQINTYRDQKISNQSVPPIYFTGIFMYNRSLNVYVLRINKLFSDFSKDLTVSLAALSWTRCPAHSWINTQCSG; the protein is encoded by the exons ATGTCTTCTTCG AAGTGGGCAGCGAGACAGAAAGCAATGTGGATTCTGAATTTGGTCGGAGTCACTTTGATGACCTCGTCCCATCCCCCAGGTCCGAGAAGGCTTTCCTGGCACAGATCCATGCCCGGAAGCCAGGGTACGTCCACAGCGCTGCTGCCACCGGCTCCCTCCGCAGTGACAC GTCAGTTTGCAAAGCTGAGTGCGAtatccttctctctctcctctcaa GTGCATTGGCTCAGCCAGCCGCCAGATGTTCTGCGTGCGCCCTGGGAAATGTGCAGTGAGACTCTTTCGGAGCTGGATGGAGAAACAGCCGTCGGGGGAAAGCACAAGAGAAGCG AGCCAAGAAGACAtggaagtgaaaaggaaacaagaaccaTACGTAGAGCAGAGCATGGGATGAAGCGAGGACTTCAAATTAATACGTACAGAGATCAAAAAATCTCTAATCAGAGTGTTCCCCCAATTTATTTCACAGGAATTTTCATGTATAACAGAAGTTTGAATGTATATGTACTGCGAATAAATAAACTGTTTTCGGATTTCAGTAAAGATTTGACAGTGTCTCTGGCAGCATTGTCCTGGACaaggtgtccagcacacagctggataaacacacagtgcagtgggtga
- the LOC136111430 gene encoding dystrobrevin alpha-like isoform X3: MLCWMHPRTRVPLGSRATVGSCSACHQPESPDPSAELLSSISCPSLTMLRNRLPVVWASRSTGQMLPPEPSPLGRVAAGGDLRGPGFPHLQCGVLDSASRLDEEHKLIARYAARLAAETSSSQQGQQRGASDISFTVDANKQQRQLIAELENKNREIPQEIQRLRLGHEQAPQPTPEKAQHHPTLRAELRLLRPRKEELEQRMSALQESPRELMVQLEGLMKLLKEEELKQVQDET, translated from the exons atgctgtgctggatgcaccccaggacacgggtccctcttggctccagggccactgttggctcatgttcagcttgccatcaaccagaaagcccagatccctctgcagagctgctctccagcatctcgtgccCCAGTCT AACCATGCTCAGAAACAGGCTGCCTGTTGTGTGGGCCTCTCGGAgcacgggccaaatgctgccgccagagccctcccccttaggcagggtgGCTGCCGGAGGTGATCTCCGGGGACCGGGATTCCCTCATCTCCAGTGTGG CGTGCTCGACAGCGCAAGTCGCCTGGATGAAGAACATAAGCTGATCGCCAGGTACGCAGCAAGGCTGGCAGCAGAAACTTCTTCATCA CAGCAGGGTCAGCAGAGAGGGGCGTCAGACATCTCCTTCACCGTTGATGCAAACAAGCAACAGAGGCAGCTGATTGCAGAGCTTGAAAATAAAAACCG AGAAATCCCACAGGAGATCCAGAGGCTGCGACTTGGACATGAGCAAGCACCTCAGCCCACACCAGAGAAGGCACAACACCACCCCACGCTCCGTGCAGAGCTCCGTCTCCTGAG GCCGCGGAAGGAGGAGCTGGAACAGAGAATGTCTGCTCTCCAGGAAAGCCCGAGGGAGCTCATGGTTCAGTTAGAAGGCCTCATGAAACTGCTGAAG GAAGAAGAACTGAAACAG GTGCAAGACGAAACTTGA
- the LOC136111430 gene encoding dystrobrevin alpha-like isoform X4 yields MLCWMHPRTRVPLGSRATVGSCSACHQPESPDPSAELLSSISCPSLTMLRNRLPVVWASRSTGQMLPPEPSPLGRVAAGGDLRGPGFPHLQCGVLDSASRLDEEHKLIARYAARLAAETSSSQQGQQRGASDISFTVDANKQQRQLIAELENKNREIPQEIQRLRLGHEQAPQPTPEKAQHHPTLRAELRLLRPRKEELEQRMSALQESPRELMVQLEGLMKLLKVQDET; encoded by the exons atgctgtgctggatgcaccccaggacacgggtccctcttggctccagggccactgttggctcatgttcagcttgccatcaaccagaaagcccagatccctctgcagagctgctctccagcatctcgtgccCCAGTCT AACCATGCTCAGAAACAGGCTGCCTGTTGTGTGGGCCTCTCGGAgcacgggccaaatgctgccgccagagccctcccccttaggcagggtgGCTGCCGGAGGTGATCTCCGGGGACCGGGATTCCCTCATCTCCAGTGTGG CGTGCTCGACAGCGCAAGTCGCCTGGATGAAGAACATAAGCTGATCGCCAGGTACGCAGCAAGGCTGGCAGCAGAAACTTCTTCATCA CAGCAGGGTCAGCAGAGAGGGGCGTCAGACATCTCCTTCACCGTTGATGCAAACAAGCAACAGAGGCAGCTGATTGCAGAGCTTGAAAATAAAAACCG AGAAATCCCACAGGAGATCCAGAGGCTGCGACTTGGACATGAGCAAGCACCTCAGCCCACACCAGAGAAGGCACAACACCACCCCACGCTCCGTGCAGAGCTCCGTCTCCTGAG GCCGCGGAAGGAGGAGCTGGAACAGAGAATGTCTGCTCTCCAGGAAAGCCCGAGGGAGCTCATGGTTCAGTTAGAAGGCCTCATGAAACTGCTGAAG GTGCAAGACGAAACTTGA
- the LOC136111430 gene encoding dystrobrevin alpha-like isoform X5 — MLCWMHPRTRVPLGSRATVGSCSACHQPESPDPSAELLSSISCPSLTMLRNRLPVVWASRSTGQMLPPEPSPLGRVAAGGDLRGPGFPHLQCGVLDSASRLDEEHKLIARYAARLAAETSSSQQGQQRGASDISFTVDANKQQRQLIAELENKNREIPQEIQRLRLGHEQAPQPTPEKAQHHPTLRAELRLLRPRKEELEQRMSALQESPRELMVQLEGLMKLLKAH, encoded by the exons atgctgtgctggatgcaccccaggacacgggtccctcttggctccagggccactgttggctcatgttcagcttgccatcaaccagaaagcccagatccctctgcagagctgctctccagcatctcgtgccCCAGTCT AACCATGCTCAGAAACAGGCTGCCTGTTGTGTGGGCCTCTCGGAgcacgggccaaatgctgccgccagagccctcccccttaggcagggtgGCTGCCGGAGGTGATCTCCGGGGACCGGGATTCCCTCATCTCCAGTGTGG CGTGCTCGACAGCGCAAGTCGCCTGGATGAAGAACATAAGCTGATCGCCAGGTACGCAGCAAGGCTGGCAGCAGAAACTTCTTCATCA CAGCAGGGTCAGCAGAGAGGGGCGTCAGACATCTCCTTCACCGTTGATGCAAACAAGCAACAGAGGCAGCTGATTGCAGAGCTTGAAAATAAAAACCG AGAAATCCCACAGGAGATCCAGAGGCTGCGACTTGGACATGAGCAAGCACCTCAGCCCACACCAGAGAAGGCACAACACCACCCCACGCTCCGTGCAGAGCTCCGTCTCCTGAG GCCGCGGAAGGAGGAGCTGGAACAGAGAATGTCTGCTCTCCAGGAAAGCCCGAGGGAGCTCATGGTTCAGTTAGAAGGCCTCATGAAACTGCTGAAG GCACATTAA
- the LOC136111430 gene encoding dystrobrevin alpha-like isoform X1: MLCWMHPRTRVPLGSRATVGSCSACHQPESPDPSAELLSSISCPSLTMLRNRLPVVWASRSTGQMLPPEPSPLGRVAAGGDLRGPGFPHLQCGVLDSASRLDEEHKLIARYAARLAAETSSSQQGQQRGASDISFTVDANKQQRQLIAELENKNREIPQEIQRLRLGHEQAPQPTPEKAQHHPTLRAELRLLRPRKEELEQRMSALQESPRELMVQLEGLMKLLKNPALFQPDVPQDR; this comes from the exons atgctgtgctggatgcaccccaggacacgggtccctcttggctccagggccactgttggctcatgttcagcttgccatcaaccagaaagcccagatccctctgcagagctgctctccagcatctcgtgccCCAGTCT AACCATGCTCAGAAACAGGCTGCCTGTTGTGTGGGCCTCTCGGAgcacgggccaaatgctgccgccagagccctcccccttaggcagggtgGCTGCCGGAGGTGATCTCCGGGGACCGGGATTCCCTCATCTCCAGTGTGG CGTGCTCGACAGCGCAAGTCGCCTGGATGAAGAACATAAGCTGATCGCCAGGTACGCAGCAAGGCTGGCAGCAGAAACTTCTTCATCA CAGCAGGGTCAGCAGAGAGGGGCGTCAGACATCTCCTTCACCGTTGATGCAAACAAGCAACAGAGGCAGCTGATTGCAGAGCTTGAAAATAAAAACCG AGAAATCCCACAGGAGATCCAGAGGCTGCGACTTGGACATGAGCAAGCACCTCAGCCCACACCAGAGAAGGCACAACACCACCCCACGCTCCGTGCAGAGCTCCGTCTCCTGAG GCCGCGGAAGGAGGAGCTGGAACAGAGAATGTCTGCTCTCCAGGAAAGCCCGAGGGAGCTCATGGTTCAGTTAGAAGGCCTCATGAAACTGCTGAAG AATCCAGCCCTATTCCAACCTGACGTGCCTCAGGACAGGTGA
- the LOC136111430 gene encoding dystrobrevin alpha-like isoform X7, whose translation MLRNRLPVVWASRSTGQMLPPEPSPLGRVAAGGDLRGPGFPHLQCGVLDSASRLDEEHKLIARYAARLAAETSSSQQGQQRGASDISFTVDANKQQRQLIAELENKNREIPQEIQRLRLGHEQAPQPTPEKAQHHPTLRAELRLLRPRKEELEQRMSALQESPRELMVQLEGLMKLLKNPALFQPDVPQDR comes from the exons ATGCTCAGAAACAGGCTGCCTGTTGTGTGGGCCTCTCGGAgcacgggccaaatgctgccgccagagccctcccccttaggcagggtgGCTGCCGGAGGTGATCTCCGGGGACCGGGATTCCCTCATCTCCAGTGTGG CGTGCTCGACAGCGCAAGTCGCCTGGATGAAGAACATAAGCTGATCGCCAGGTACGCAGCAAGGCTGGCAGCAGAAACTTCTTCATCA CAGCAGGGTCAGCAGAGAGGGGCGTCAGACATCTCCTTCACCGTTGATGCAAACAAGCAACAGAGGCAGCTGATTGCAGAGCTTGAAAATAAAAACCG AGAAATCCCACAGGAGATCCAGAGGCTGCGACTTGGACATGAGCAAGCACCTCAGCCCACACCAGAGAAGGCACAACACCACCCCACGCTCCGTGCAGAGCTCCGTCTCCTGAG GCCGCGGAAGGAGGAGCTGGAACAGAGAATGTCTGCTCTCCAGGAAAGCCCGAGGGAGCTCATGGTTCAGTTAGAAGGCCTCATGAAACTGCTGAAG AATCCAGCCCTATTCCAACCTGACGTGCCTCAGGACAGGTGA
- the LOC136111430 gene encoding dystrobrevin alpha-like isoform X2 — MLCWMHPRTRVPLGSRATVGSCSACHQPESPDPSAELLSSISCPSLTMLRNRLPVVWASRSTGQMLPPEPSPLGRVAAGGDLRGPGFPHLQCGVLDSASRLDEEHKLIARYAARLAAETSSSQGQQRGASDISFTVDANKQQRQLIAELENKNREIPQEIQRLRLGHEQAPQPTPEKAQHHPTLRAELRLLRPRKEELEQRMSALQESPRELMVQLEGLMKLLKNPALFQPDVPQDR; from the exons atgctgtgctggatgcaccccaggacacgggtccctcttggctccagggccactgttggctcatgttcagcttgccatcaaccagaaagcccagatccctctgcagagctgctctccagcatctcgtgccCCAGTCT AACCATGCTCAGAAACAGGCTGCCTGTTGTGTGGGCCTCTCGGAgcacgggccaaatgctgccgccagagccctcccccttaggcagggtgGCTGCCGGAGGTGATCTCCGGGGACCGGGATTCCCTCATCTCCAGTGTGG CGTGCTCGACAGCGCAAGTCGCCTGGATGAAGAACATAAGCTGATCGCCAGGTACGCAGCAAGGCTGGCAGCAGAAACTTCTTCATCA CAGGGTCAGCAGAGAGGGGCGTCAGACATCTCCTTCACCGTTGATGCAAACAAGCAACAGAGGCAGCTGATTGCAGAGCTTGAAAATAAAAACCG AGAAATCCCACAGGAGATCCAGAGGCTGCGACTTGGACATGAGCAAGCACCTCAGCCCACACCAGAGAAGGCACAACACCACCCCACGCTCCGTGCAGAGCTCCGTCTCCTGAG GCCGCGGAAGGAGGAGCTGGAACAGAGAATGTCTGCTCTCCAGGAAAGCCCGAGGGAGCTCATGGTTCAGTTAGAAGGCCTCATGAAACTGCTGAAG AATCCAGCCCTATTCCAACCTGACGTGCCTCAGGACAGGTGA